From the Desulfovulcanus ferrireducens genome, one window contains:
- a CDS encoding TlyA family RNA methyltransferase has product MKKKIRADILLYEQGLAESREKAKRLIMAGQVFMEKDGRQVLVAKPGQSVDPGVRLRLKEQDRFVSRGGYKLLTAIEHFKVEVDGKICLDVGASTGGFTDCLLQMGAQKVYALDVGHGQLHWKLRQDPRVINLEKINIRYAPADLLPEPVHLIVLDCSFISLRLTLPASLKFLAPGGEVIALVKPQFEVGRGQTVKGVVKSQEKINEVLNGLVHFAQNELGLEFLGSVPAMIKGPKGNQEYLVYFKAKV; this is encoded by the coding sequence GTGAAAAAGAAGATCAGGGCAGATATTTTATTATATGAACAGGGCTTGGCTGAATCCAGAGAAAAAGCCAAGCGACTGATTATGGCTGGCCAGGTTTTTATGGAAAAGGATGGCCGGCAGGTGCTTGTTGCCAAGCCTGGCCAGAGCGTTGATCCTGGAGTTCGTTTAAGACTCAAAGAACAGGATCGATTTGTCAGCCGAGGAGGCTATAAGCTGTTAACAGCCATAGAGCATTTTAAGGTGGAGGTTGACGGTAAAATCTGTCTGGATGTAGGCGCGTCAACCGGGGGGTTTACTGATTGTTTGCTCCAGATGGGCGCACAGAAAGTTTACGCTCTGGATGTAGGGCATGGTCAGTTGCACTGGAAGCTGCGGCAAGACCCGCGGGTGATCAACTTGGAAAAGATAAATATTCGGTATGCCCCGGCAGATTTGCTTCCAGAGCCGGTACATTTGATTGTTCTGGATTGTTCCTTTATTTCCTTACGCCTGACTTTGCCTGCGAGTCTGAAGTTTCTGGCTCCAGGAGGCGAGGTTATTGCCCTGGTTAAGCCTCAGTTTGAGGTGGGCCGGGGACAGACCGTTAAAGGTGTTGTCAAATCTCAGGAAAAGATAAATGAAGTTTTGAATGGTCTGGTTCATTTTGCACAAAATGAGCTTGGCCTTGAATTCTTGGGCTCTGTTCCGGCCATGATCAAGGGCCCAAAAGGGAATCAAGAATATTTGGTTTATTTTAAAGCAAAAGTATAG
- a CDS encoding TrmH family RNA methyltransferase, with product MHKVCLTNPETRIQKPRTEKRLNRISQVLARRQKDLTLIINNVHDPHNVSAILRSCDAFGVQKVHLYYSQEAFPCLGKKSSASAKKWVDCIRHRQAEKMVTELKEQGFKLVGTGFSERAVPLTEWDFTKPTAVILGNEHRGMDEELLALVPNELYIPMQGMVQSLNVSVAAAIILYEAWRQRQAKGMYGQPSFSEEELKELFEQWAMK from the coding sequence ATGCATAAAGTTTGTCTTACGAATCCAGAAACCAGAATCCAGAAGCCAAGAACAGAAAAGAGACTCAATAGAATCAGTCAGGTGCTGGCCAGACGGCAGAAAGATTTGACCCTGATTATTAATAATGTCCATGATCCGCATAATGTCTCAGCGATTTTACGCAGTTGTGATGCCTTTGGAGTGCAGAAGGTCCACCTTTATTATTCTCAGGAGGCCTTCCCTTGTCTGGGGAAAAAGTCTTCGGCTTCAGCCAAGAAATGGGTGGATTGTATAAGGCACAGACAAGCAGAGAAAATGGTTACCGAGCTCAAAGAACAGGGATTTAAACTGGTGGGCACCGGTTTTAGTGAGCGGGCTGTTCCCTTGACCGAATGGGATTTTACAAAACCCACAGCCGTTATTCTTGGCAACGAGCATAGAGGCATGGATGAAGAGTTGCTTGCTCTTGTACCTAATGAACTTTATATCCCCATGCAGGGCATGGTGCAAAGTTTGAATGTTTCTGTGGCTGCAGCCATAATCTTGTACGAGGCCTGGAGACAGAGACAGGCCAAGGGAATGTATGGCCAGCCGTCTTTTTCTGAAGAAGAACTTAAAGAGTTGTTTGAGCAATGGGCCATGAAGTGA
- the aroL gene encoding shikimate kinase AroL yields MNKENIYLIGPRACGKTTLGQALAHRLDLPFVDTDIYIQDKMGQNISEIVAEKGWDYFRDIEERSFKEISSRGPQVVSTGGGIVLRPANREILKSSRYVFYLHGQVELLAQRLRKDNDSNLRPALTDLSLEQEIEEVLREREPLYRQCAKLVLDASLNISELVETCVKQLKG; encoded by the coding sequence ATGAATAAGGAAAATATTTATCTGATCGGGCCAAGGGCATGCGGGAAGACCACATTAGGCCAAGCCCTGGCTCATCGGCTTGATTTACCTTTTGTGGATACTGATATTTATATTCAAGATAAGATGGGCCAAAATATTTCGGAGATAGTGGCTGAGAAGGGATGGGACTATTTTCGAGATATAGAGGAACGATCGTTTAAGGAGATAAGTAGTCGTGGACCGCAGGTGGTTTCTACTGGCGGAGGGATAGTCTTACGCCCGGCCAACAGGGAGATTTTAAAGAGTTCCAGGTATGTATTTTATTTACATGGTCAGGTGGAGCTTCTGGCGCAAAGACTGAGAAAGGATAATGATAGCAATTTGCGCCCGGCTTTAACTGACCTCTCTCTGGAACAGGAGATAGAGGAAGTTTTAAGAGAAAGAGAGCCGCTTTATCGGCAATGTGCCAAGCTGGTTCTAGATGCCAGCCTGAATATTTCTGAACTTGTGGAGACGTGTGTAAAACAACTAAAAGGCTAA
- the aroC gene encoding chorismate synthase, whose translation MGDTFGRFFTLTTFGESHGPGLGGVVQGCPAGIPLSEEIIQKELDKRKPGQGISSTTRKEKDRVRLLSGVFEGKTTGTAIGFYIANEDQRSRDYSKIKDVFRPGHGDYTYTQKFGIRDYRGGGRSSGRETVSRVVGGAIAQEVLRTRGIHVFAYTVELGGISVEIKDIRAAETLPFFSADKNVVPRWEQRVKEVRADGDTLGGIVEIMATGVPVGLGEPVFDKLDARLAYALMSVGAVKGVEIGQGFQAPRLLGSENNDPITPDGFASNNSGGILAGISSGQPIICRAAVKPIPSIAKPQQTINKDNQPVEINIGGRHDICAIPRIVPVLKAMVLMTLADMLLLHEARRRWVSG comes from the coding sequence ATGGGTGATACGTTCGGTCGCTTTTTTACTTTGACTACGTTTGGGGAATCTCATGGTCCGGGCCTGGGTGGAGTAGTCCAGGGTTGTCCTGCAGGGATCCCTTTGTCTGAGGAAATAATTCAAAAGGAGCTGGATAAAAGAAAGCCCGGTCAGGGGATTTCTTCTACGACCAGAAAAGAAAAGGATCGGGTCAGGCTGCTCTCTGGTGTTTTTGAAGGGAAAACCACGGGGACGGCCATTGGTTTTTATATTGCTAACGAAGACCAAAGGTCCAGGGACTACAGCAAGATAAAAGATGTATTCAGGCCAGGCCATGGCGATTATACTTATACGCAAAAATTTGGAATCAGAGATTATCGGGGTGGAGGCAGGTCTTCAGGACGAGAGACAGTATCCCGAGTGGTAGGCGGAGCTATTGCTCAGGAAGTATTGCGTACCAGGGGAATCCATGTTTTTGCCTATACTGTAGAATTGGGAGGTATTTCTGTAGAGATAAAAGATATCCGGGCTGCAGAGACTTTACCATTTTTTAGTGCTGACAAAAACGTGGTCCCCAGGTGGGAGCAAAGGGTCAAGGAAGTTCGTGCAGACGGTGATACATTGGGCGGAATTGTAGAGATAATGGCCACGGGGGTCCCAGTGGGGTTGGGCGAGCCTGTGTTTGATAAATTGGATGCACGGCTGGCCTACGCTTTGATGAGTGTTGGGGCTGTAAAAGGGGTTGAGATCGGACAAGGGTTTCAGGCCCCAAGACTTCTGGGCAGTGAAAATAATGACCCTATTACCCCTGATGGTTTCGCAAGCAATAACAGCGGGGGGATATTGGCGGGCATTTCTTCTGGCCAGCCCATTATTTGCCGGGCAGCAGTAAAACCTATTCCTTCTATTGCCAAGCCACAGCAAACCATCAATAAGGATAATCAGCCTGTAGAGATCAATATTGGAGGTCGTCACGATATTTGCGCCATTCCCCGTATTGTTCCGGTACTTAAAGCTATGGTTCTCATGACTCTGGCTGACATGCTTCTTTTACATGAAGCAAGGCGTAGGTGGGTGAGTGGATAG
- the elyC gene encoding envelope biogenesis factor ElyC → MFKKIVSRLLFPLPLCVEILGLGLLCLLFNKKRAGKIFIFVGLSLLTAMSVGPVADKLLSPLEHKYRPLQEVPEGVEFIVVLGGGHDSDPALPPNSQIGRSALARVVEALRLKNKLPKAKIIFSGGRLNDPQSNALVMARVARILGLKEQDIILEIESKDTKDEARLLKNMLQNKSFVLVTSASHMHRSMLLFQAQGLNPIPSPTDYLAKEKKRYNLWDYFPSSDGLEKMERVFYEYLGMAWARLRGQI, encoded by the coding sequence TTGTTTAAGAAGATAGTTTCCCGTCTGTTATTTCCCCTTCCTTTATGTGTGGAAATTTTGGGCCTGGGCCTATTGTGCCTGCTATTCAATAAAAAGCGAGCCGGCAAGATATTTATTTTTGTGGGCTTAAGTTTACTTACGGCAATGAGTGTAGGACCTGTAGCTGACAAGCTTCTTAGCCCTTTGGAGCATAAATATCGTCCGTTACAGGAAGTTCCTGAGGGTGTGGAATTCATAGTTGTTCTGGGGGGAGGTCATGATTCTGACCCTGCTCTGCCGCCTAACTCTCAGATTGGCCGTTCAGCATTGGCCAGGGTGGTGGAAGCCCTGCGTTTAAAAAACAAACTCCCCAAGGCAAAAATTATATTCTCCGGAGGCAGGTTAAACGACCCCCAGTCCAATGCTTTGGTTATGGCCCGGGTGGCCAGGATCTTGGGTTTGAAAGAACAGGACATCATTTTAGAAATAGAGTCTAAAGACACCAAAGACGAGGCCAGGTTGTTAAAAAACATGCTTCAAAACAAATCATTTGTCCTGGTTACCTCTGCTTCACATATGCATCGGTCCATGCTTTTATTTCAGGCCCAGGGCCTAAACCCCATTCCTTCTCCAACAGATTATTTAGCCAAGGAGAAGAAAAGATATAACCTCTGGGACTATTTCCCCAGTAGTGATGGCCTGGAAAAGATGGAACGAGTTTTTTATGAGTATTTAGGTATGGCCTGGGCCAGACTTAGAGGACAGATCTGA
- a CDS encoding sulfite exporter TauE/SafE family protein has translation MLFSSGVQTPIWLPPLVASIISFFTSMGGVSGAFLLLPFQMSFLGFTSPAVSATNQLFNIVAIPPGVYRYLQEGRMVWPLAWVVVLGTLPGVFIGAIVRVVYLPDPKSFKFFVGLVLLYIGVKMIKELLRTGDGMKKSSEQKFEQLVREFRQKKRNLGRDLPIVKVQKFSLNKICYEFYGQKFEFSTLGIFSLSFAVGIIGGVYGIGGGSIVAPFFVSFFRLPVYTIAGASLMGTFVTSIAGVIFYQAIAPFYPHQAVSPDWLLGLLFGLGGMVGMYLGARCQKYVPASWIKAMLSVIIFFTALKYVWGFLRTLGT, from the coding sequence ATGCTTTTCTCTTCCGGGGTACAAACTCCAATCTGGCTGCCGCCCTTGGTGGCCTCAATCATATCCTTTTTTACCTCTATGGGGGGTGTCTCCGGTGCTTTCCTTCTTCTTCCCTTTCAGATGAGTTTTCTTGGCTTTACTTCGCCGGCAGTGAGCGCGACTAATCAGCTTTTTAACATTGTGGCCATACCTCCTGGGGTCTATCGCTACCTTCAAGAAGGGCGGATGGTTTGGCCCCTGGCCTGGGTGGTTGTGCTGGGAACCTTGCCCGGTGTGTTTATCGGAGCCATTGTCCGGGTAGTATATCTGCCAGATCCCAAAAGTTTTAAGTTTTTTGTCGGGCTGGTGCTTCTCTATATCGGGGTTAAGATGATTAAAGAGTTGCTCAGGACCGGGGACGGGATGAAAAAGAGCAGCGAACAAAAGTTTGAGCAGTTGGTTAGGGAATTCAGGCAGAAAAAAAGAAACCTGGGAAGGGACTTGCCCATTGTTAAAGTACAAAAATTTTCTTTGAATAAAATCTGCTATGAATTTTACGGACAAAAATTTGAGTTTTCAACTTTAGGCATTTTTAGTTTGAGTTTTGCTGTGGGTATTATCGGAGGAGTCTATGGTATTGGCGGTGGCTCTATAGTTGCCCCGTTTTTTGTTTCATTTTTTCGCCTACCTGTTTATACCATCGCCGGGGCATCCCTGATGGGTACTTTTGTCACCTCCATTGCAGGGGTGATTTTTTATCAGGCTATTGCCCCTTTTTATCCTCACCAAGCAGTTTCTCCAGACTGGCTTTTGGGGCTTTTGTTTGGCCTTGGTGGCATGGTTGGGATGTACTTGGGAGCTCGTTGCCAGAAGTATGTTCCAGCCAGTTGGATCAAAGCTATGCTCAGCGTAATAATTTTCTTTACAGCCCTGAAATATGTCTGGGGATTTTTGAGGACGCTGGGAACTTAA
- a CDS encoding universal stress protein: MKKHLLITVSKDYTVQYAICFLAYFFKNKKDLLIDLLYIAPNPRKNIVLDSSAGQNVTEAKHLAATYKRHGFETLHKAQNMLLEYGFCAEQIKEDLQFRQTSTAQDIVYYARSGFYDALLLGRRGISLLEELIEDSVSKQVLNKKIDFPLWICRKPEKNRQNILLCTDGTPESLCVADHVGFIMQKHTEHKITIFHVQNNSSTAVSEIINKTKKQLVSNHYPEDMIEVKVVRGKNTGHTILKHALNNNYAVIAMGRTGGHQNTMSKLFMGSTSSYIFKNLDKVSLWVCK; encoded by the coding sequence ATGAAGAAACACCTACTCATAACTGTCAGTAAAGATTACACTGTTCAATATGCCATATGTTTTCTAGCTTATTTTTTTAAAAACAAAAAAGATTTGCTTATAGATCTATTGTATATTGCCCCTAATCCCAGGAAAAATATTGTGCTGGATTCAAGCGCAGGACAAAATGTAACAGAAGCCAAACACTTGGCCGCAACCTATAAACGTCATGGTTTTGAAACCTTGCACAAGGCCCAAAACATGTTGCTGGAATATGGATTTTGTGCAGAACAAATAAAAGAAGACCTTCAATTCAGACAAACATCGACTGCGCAGGATATTGTATATTATGCCCGAAGTGGTTTCTATGATGCACTCTTATTGGGACGCAGAGGCATATCTCTTCTGGAAGAATTGATTGAAGATAGTGTAAGTAAGCAGGTCCTTAATAAAAAAATTGACTTCCCCCTCTGGATCTGTCGTAAACCAGAAAAAAATCGTCAAAACATTCTCTTGTGCACTGATGGGACTCCAGAAAGCCTTTGCGTGGCCGACCATGTAGGTTTTATCATGCAAAAACATACAGAGCATAAGATTACAATTTTCCATGTTCAAAACAATTCTTCCACCGCTGTTAGTGAAATTATCAACAAAACCAAAAAACAACTGGTAAGTAACCACTATCCCGAGGATATGATAGAAGTAAAGGTCGTCCGGGGCAAAAACACCGGCCATACAATCCTAAAACATGCCCTGAACAATAATTATGCGGTTATTGCCATGGGTAGAACAGGAGGGCATCAAAACACCATGTCTAAACTATTTATGGGCTCAACCAGCTCTTACATATTTAAAAATCTAGACAAAGTATCCCTATGGGTATGCAAATAA
- the uvrB gene encoding excinuclease ABC subunit UvrB, translating into MQRFKLVSEFKPQGDQPKAIDTLVRNIEQGISDQILLGVTGSGKTFTMANVIARCNRPALIMAPNKTLAAQLFNEFKELFPHNAVEYFVSYYDYYQPEAYLPHTDVYIEKDSSINEDIDKLRHSATHALLTRRDVIIVASVSCIYGLGSPEYYAQMVIPVEEGQKIGLEELMSRLIEVHYERNDYDFHRGTFRVRGDVLEIIPAYRHEQALRIEFFGDEIDGIYETDPLTGEIKGQIKKTMIFPASHYVSDQANLKRAMTAIREELRERLLWFKKQNKLVEAQRLEQRTQLDLEMIEEMGYCNGIENYSRHLDGRKPGQPPACLLDYFPKDFLLFVDESHITIPQIGGMYSGDRSRKKTLVEFGFRLPSALDNRPLNFDEFLARIGQTVYVSATPGDWELERCAGVVVEQIIRPTGLVDPEVEVRPTKGQMDDLMHECLMRAQRDERVLVTTLTKRMAEDLTEYLQERGIKSKYMHSDIDTLERVAIIQALRQGEFTVLVGINLLREGLDLPEVSLVAILDADKEGFLRSYRSLIQTFGRAARNISGKVIMYADTITRSMQKAMEETERRRNKQIEFNKEHNIIPQTISKKKSNVLYDFYHQGTDVSQASVAENLTGYNLTPEEIERRIKNLEKQMRQLAKNLEFEQAAKVRDEIFRLRQMLLEL; encoded by the coding sequence ATGCAACGATTTAAGCTTGTTAGTGAATTTAAACCACAGGGAGATCAGCCCAAGGCTATTGATACTCTGGTTAGAAATATTGAGCAAGGGATTTCAGACCAGATTCTTTTAGGTGTGACTGGCTCTGGAAAGACTTTTACCATGGCCAATGTAATTGCCAGGTGCAACAGGCCCGCCTTGATTATGGCCCCGAACAAGACCTTGGCTGCTCAATTATTTAATGAGTTCAAGGAACTTTTTCCGCATAATGCCGTGGAATATTTTGTCAGCTACTATGATTATTATCAGCCAGAAGCCTATTTGCCTCACACGGACGTTTATATTGAAAAGGATTCCTCTATTAACGAGGATATTGATAAACTTCGCCACTCGGCCACCCATGCCCTGCTTACCCGGCGAGATGTGATTATTGTTGCTTCGGTTTCCTGCATTTACGGGCTGGGATCACCAGAATATTATGCTCAGATGGTCATCCCCGTTGAAGAGGGACAAAAAATTGGCCTGGAAGAGCTCATGTCCAGATTGATTGAAGTGCATTATGAGCGTAATGACTATGATTTTCATCGGGGCACTTTTAGGGTCAGGGGAGATGTATTGGAGATCATTCCCGCGTACAGGCATGAACAGGCTCTGCGTATTGAGTTCTTTGGAGATGAAATTGATGGTATATACGAGACAGATCCTTTGACCGGCGAGATAAAGGGGCAGATAAAAAAGACAATGATTTTCCCGGCCAGTCATTATGTATCAGACCAGGCCAATCTCAAGCGAGCCATGACCGCCATAAGGGAGGAACTCAGGGAAAGACTTCTCTGGTTCAAGAAACAAAACAAATTAGTAGAAGCCCAGCGTTTGGAGCAAAGGACACAGCTTGATCTGGAAATGATTGAGGAGATGGGCTATTGTAATGGGATAGAAAATTATTCAAGGCATCTGGATGGCCGAAAACCCGGTCAGCCTCCAGCCTGTTTGCTGGATTATTTTCCAAAGGATTTCCTTTTGTTTGTTGACGAATCGCATATCACCATCCCTCAGATAGGGGGGATGTATAGTGGGGATCGCTCCAGAAAGAAAACTTTAGTTGAATTTGGTTTTCGCTTGCCTTCAGCTTTGGATAACAGACCCTTAAACTTTGACGAATTTTTAGCCAGAATAGGCCAGACCGTTTATGTCTCAGCTACGCCTGGAGACTGGGAGTTGGAGAGGTGTGCAGGGGTTGTGGTCGAGCAGATTATTCGACCCACAGGATTGGTGGACCCGGAAGTGGAGGTTAGACCTACAAAAGGACAGATGGATGACCTGATGCATGAGTGTTTGATGCGAGCACAAAGAGATGAACGTGTGCTGGTGACTACACTGACAAAAAGGATGGCCGAAGACCTGACCGAATATTTGCAGGAAAGGGGTATCAAAAGCAAATACATGCACTCTGATATTGATACTCTGGAAAGGGTGGCCATTATCCAAGCCTTAAGACAGGGGGAATTTACGGTATTAGTGGGTATAAATCTTTTGCGTGAAGGTTTGGATTTGCCAGAGGTGTCACTGGTGGCTATTCTAGATGCAGATAAAGAGGGATTTTTACGCTCTTACCGTTCCCTTATCCAGACTTTTGGCAGGGCAGCAAGAAATATTTCAGGAAAAGTTATCATGTATGCTGACACCATTACCCGATCTATGCAAAAGGCTATGGAGGAGACAGAGCGGAGGCGTAATAAACAGATAGAATTTAATAAAGAGCACAATATTATTCCGCAGACCATTAGCAAGAAGAAAAGCAATGTCCTTTATGATTTTTATCATCAGGGTACGGATGTTTCTCAGGCTAGTGTAGCTGAAAATCTAACAGGGTATAATCTGACTCCGGAAGAAATAGAAAGGCGGATTAAAAATCTGGAAAAGCAGATGCGTCAACTTGCCAAAAATCTGGAATTCGAACAGGCTGCAAAGGTGAGGGATGAAATTTTTAGATTGAGGCAGATGTTGTTGGAGCTGTAA
- the nadD gene encoding nicotinate (nicotinamide) nucleotide adenylyltransferase — protein sequence MKKIGLLGGSFNPVHIGHLRLALEVGEKMHLDEVHLVPAYIPPHKQTKNVLPFEWRVKMLEQSILGVDGLKLNLMEKERPEASYTYVTLESFLRREPETELFFILGSLDLLTVPQWFKGRELPYLANFVVVDRHGQTEDEIHEFVTSFWPVDKIISGGWSLHRGKKIYFLSLPRLDISSSLVRRKWLHGENITFLVPGPVEKFLDENREDVVFYWKG from the coding sequence TTGAAAAAAATTGGTTTACTTGGCGGAAGTTTCAACCCAGTGCACATTGGGCATTTGCGTCTGGCTCTGGAAGTGGGAGAAAAAATGCATCTGGATGAGGTCCATCTGGTCCCGGCGTATATTCCTCCCCATAAACAGACGAAAAATGTTCTGCCTTTTGAGTGGCGGGTAAAGATGCTCGAACAGTCTATTTTGGGCGTGGACGGGCTAAAGTTAAACCTGATGGAAAAGGAAAGGCCGGAAGCATCCTATACTTATGTTACGTTAGAGAGCTTCTTGCGCCGTGAACCTGAAACTGAGCTTTTTTTTATCCTGGGCAGTCTTGATTTATTGACAGTCCCTCAATGGTTTAAAGGAAGAGAACTTCCCTATCTGGCCAATTTTGTTGTTGTCGACAGGCATGGTCAGACTGAAGATGAGATACATGAGTTTGTGACCAGCTTTTGGCCGGTGGACAAAATCATTTCTGGAGGATGGAGTTTACACCGGGGGAAGAAAATATATTTTCTCTCTCTACCCCGCTTAGATATAAGTTCATCCCTGGTTCGCCGCAAATGGTTGCATGGTGAAAACATCACCTTTCTCGTACCCGGGCCAGTGGAAAAGTTTTTGGATGAGAACAGGGAAGACGTTGTTTTCTATTGGAAAGGTTGA
- the glpX gene encoding class II fructose-bisphosphatase, protein MEAPQKNLALDLVRVTESAALASARWLGKGDKNAGDQAAVDAMRLSFDSIDIAGKVIIGEGEKDEAPMLYNGETLGTGMGPRVDVAVDPVEGTNLLAFGRPNAISVVGVAPEGTMYDPGPSYYMKKLVVPHEAKDVVDINAPVEENLKNTAKALGKDVDDLVVFVLDKPRHKNLIQEIRQAGARIQLHTDGDVAGALMAVDPLAEVDIMMGTGGTPEGVLAACAIKALGGQILAKLDPQKEHEKKALAELGYDLNQIFTVDSLIKSEDVFFAATGISGGTFLKGVRYTGDGAVTHSLVIRGKTGTVRRIQAFHKWEKLMRISAVKYD, encoded by the coding sequence ATGGAAGCCCCGCAAAAAAATTTAGCCCTTGATCTGGTGCGAGTTACAGAATCAGCAGCCCTGGCTTCAGCCCGATGGCTGGGTAAAGGAGATAAGAATGCCGGAGATCAGGCTGCTGTGGATGCCATGCGCCTGTCCTTTGATAGTATAGACATCGCAGGCAAAGTTATAATTGGTGAAGGAGAAAAGGACGAGGCCCCGATGCTTTACAACGGGGAAACTTTGGGCACAGGCATGGGACCAAGGGTTGATGTGGCAGTTGACCCTGTAGAAGGAACCAATCTCCTGGCCTTTGGGCGGCCTAATGCCATTTCAGTAGTGGGAGTAGCACCTGAAGGGACCATGTATGATCCGGGTCCAAGTTATTACATGAAAAAATTAGTCGTCCCCCACGAGGCAAAAGATGTGGTCGATATCAATGCCCCGGTTGAAGAAAACCTGAAAAATACAGCCAAGGCCCTGGGCAAAGACGTAGATGACCTGGTAGTCTTTGTCCTGGATAAACCCAGGCACAAAAACCTGATCCAGGAAATCCGCCAGGCCGGAGCAAGAATCCAACTGCACACAGATGGCGATGTGGCTGGTGCACTCATGGCAGTAGACCCCTTGGCTGAAGTCGACATAATGATGGGTACGGGTGGTACCCCAGAAGGCGTGCTGGCTGCTTGTGCTATTAAGGCCCTGGGAGGACAGATTCTGGCCAAGCTTGACCCTCAAAAAGAGCACGAAAAAAAGGCTCTGGCAGAGCTTGGATATGATCTGAATCAGATCTTCACTGTTGATTCCCTGATCAAAAGTGAAGATGTCTTCTTTGCGGCAACAGGCATATCCGGGGGAACTTTCTTAAAGGGCGTGCGCTATACCGGAGATGGCGCTGTGACCCATTCCCTGGTGATTCGCGGTAAAACCGGCACAGTTAGACGTATCCAGGCCTTTCATAAATGGGAAAAACTCATGCGCATTAGCGCAGTCAAGTATGATTAG